Proteins encoded in a region of the Micropterus dolomieu isolate WLL.071019.BEF.003 ecotype Adirondacks linkage group LG07, ASM2129224v1, whole genome shotgun sequence genome:
- the tbc1d4 gene encoding TBC1 domain family member 4 isoform X4, with translation MYQLSRLLHDYHRELYNHLEEHEISPSLYAAPWFLTLFASQFPLSFVSRIFDFVFVQGTGVIFKVALCLLSSHEGEIVECDSFESIVDYLKTTLPALTQTQMEETIAKVMEMDISKQLHAYEVEYHVLHDELLDAGPPDDSDRLDKLEKTNVQLKKQNMDLLEKLQAARQKIQTLETSVENFLSRESKMKHMIRSLEQERAAYQKTIERMRSCLPPDALTDVEMTQIKTGPNGKAKTAAKKP, from the exons ATGTACCAGCTCTCCAGACTGTTGCACGACTACCACCGTGAGTTGTACAATCACTTGGAGGAGCACGAGATCAGCCCGAGCCTCTACGCAGCGCCTTGGTTCCTCACACTCTTCGCCTCACAGTTCCCCCTCAGCTTTGTGTCCCGCATCTTTG attttgtgttTGTCCAAGGGACCGGGGTGATCTTTAAAGTGGCCCTCTGTCTGCTGAGCAGCCATGAGGGGGAGATAGTGGAGTGTGACAGCTTTGAGAGCATTGTGGACTATCTGAAAACTACACTTCCTGCCCTCACTCAGACACAGATGGAGGAGACCATTGCGAAG GTAATGGAGATGGACATCTCCAAGCAGCTGCACGCGTACGAGGTGGAGTACCATGTCCTGCATGATGAGCTGTTAGATGCTGGACCGCCTGATGACTCTGACCGGCTCGACAAACTAGAAAAGACGAATGTGCAGTTGAAGAAACAGAACATGGACCTGCTGGAAAAACTTCAG GCTGCGCGGCAGAAGATTCAGACACTGGAGACAAGCGTAGAGAACTTCCTTTCTCGGGAGAGCAAAATGAAGCACATGATTCGCTCTCTGGAGCAGGAGAGGGCAGCTTACCAGAAGACCATTGAACGCATGCGCTCATGCCTTCCCCCTGACGCCCTGACAGATGTGGAGATGACCCAGATCAAAACAGGACCCAACGGGAAAGCCAAAACTGCAGCCAAGAAGCCCTGA